The following is a genomic window from Phaseolus vulgaris cultivar G19833 chromosome 6, P. vulgaris v2.0, whole genome shotgun sequence.
ttttaataatattttttttcatgcgatgacaaatgattgttgttacttgaggtatcaacataactgagatgtcaaattGCATAgtaatgtctaacatgaaagcttttatttaaaagtaaaaactactaactactttatattctaaattagtatctatcCGTCTtctagagactaatttagaatataaaatattagtgactaaaatcttgatagttaatttagatatcaatttaaaaattattttataaatttttattattaatagaatcactctatatatcaataattttttagtctaaaataatatataatttagttaatatggtgactaattattttttttttcttctaaatttgattgctattaaataaaaatatttttataattattattttgtattgttTTAGCACTATTAAAAGTAGATTTAATTATCTTGAAATATAGTTACTAATTAGAAGAGTTTTAAAATGAAAGTGATTAATTAAGGTCTACGTTCAATATTAAAGTTGATATGCTTCAATAAATCTGTTTGTCTTCCTATAATCTCAGTTCCTATAAATATCATTTAACTTCTCAACTTCTAAATCAAACTAATTCATGATATTTAGTCTTCACTTCAATATCATGTCTATACtttttgttttctctctctttcttctcctaaATGTACCCAAGTCGTGTATTGCTGAAAAAGATTACGAGTTTTTCATGTTAGCTCAACAATGGCCAAAAGGCTATTGTAATAGGATGGGTGTTCAGTGTAAATCGAGACCAAATAAATTCACTATTCATGGACTATGGCCACAAGGATTGAATGGTCAATTATTAACTAATTGCGACGCTTCCAGCAGTCTTAGTCACGATGTGAGTATATTTCAATTTGTTATGGTTAGAATGAAGTTATTTTATATGCTATAATGTTTAATGTTTGCCCTGTTTTGTATTTATCTAGGATATAAAAACCGTGGAAAAACAACTTTATTCGAATTGGCCAAGTTTAATTGGCAGGGATTTTGACTTTTGGTCTAGTGAGTGGAAGAAGCATGGAACATGTTCAGAGAAAGagttttcaaaactagaatatTTCGAGACAGCGTTGCATAATCATGCTCAAAACGACCTAATGGGTATCCTTAAAAGGGCAAATATTGTCccaaataaaaaacaactttatAATATAAGTTCTGTTGTTGCTGCAGTTCACCAACACACTCAGCATCAGCCTCATCTTGTTTGCTATTTCGATGCACTACGAAATGTTAGCGCTCTTTATGAAATAGGTATTTGTTATGAGGAGGATGGAAAATCATACAAAAATTGTTTGGATCCTCATGGCACTTGTTATGGCACTGAATTAATATACCCAAAATGATGTATTTGTTTATGCACCAATGATAATAAAGGCAATACAAGGATTCATTTTCCTTTAATTCTTGTTTGTGTGATGTGTGATGTGGTTACGCTCTTAGATATGGattttaaatacatatatacaaataaagaaccataaataatataatatcataatatCTTTGATTGAATTGATTATGACATACTGGAATTGGATTAGTTCACTCATATAATTAAGATAGTAGATTTTTTATGtacttaaaattgaaaaataaacattCAAAGGTGAGGTAACAAATACTTCATTACATGACTATGTGAGAATTACATacaataaaaattgtaaagGAGGAATTCAATGTAATAACaatttaaattgataaataaaaatgtaaatatctGAAAAATAAATGCAAATTAAACTTGATTAATACTTATTATATCAAGTCATTTAacactatataaaaaaaataatattatctatGGATTTTCATCTACGaattcaaattttgaatttgtagGTAAATTCAACCTTACTTATCTATATTATCTACAAATTATTATCcacaaatttatattaaaaaataaatttaataatattattaataaaaatatttttattaacaatattaataactaaaaatataaataattttaatagttttaaaatcttaataatatacataatattaatcatagtagttatatacataatattaaaaatattattataatataaataattataaaattataattaatatttataaataataataataaataataataatcataactaatatatatatatatgctaacattataaaattaataatattaatataatatcatgaataagataaataacattaataataatattattaatactattaatgacattaataatagtattaataacaataatattaataatattaatttttttattaatattattgataatattaataatttatctatacttactatatataaaggggattcccctcttaactgctcttgattttttttttctattttatccttatattaatatttaattttattattgtattatggtcattgtgtcatttcttattcccctcttaactactcttaattttttttccattttatccttacttaataatttattgtattaatttattttggttatttggacattttataattttaaaaattaataaaataattttttaatttattttatttgttattatttaactggaAAGTGGAGAGAATAGagagagttgagagattgattagttacttttctgttttaaatcttcttctctattaaataaaaaattaaagatatttgtaatattttgtggaTCACGgaaagtttttaaattgatattttttttattaaattgatttaagaaacagattttatgattctccactacacataaccCACATATCCTACTTTCCACTTTTTCTCTCCTAGGTAcctacttcccactttctctctccactacTCTTTatctcattttaatgttattaagagaaattgtttttgaaaaataaaaaaatactaaagaaataaaaaatgcggatacacagtcACGTACGTTAGTGCGTGCCTGTGTTCCGCTAGTACCTATAAAGAAAATTCTCCATTATAActgtttctttttctctttttggtattcacttttttcttttcactCACAATATACTGTTGCATTCATTCTTCTTATATTATTAGGTAAATTCCTCCACCTTAGAACCTATGATATGCATccagtttttttaaaattaccattcaatttattaaaaaaaaatacatttaaaaaaatcaaattcgaaatagaattaaaaaaatgataaaatatattgtatattatgTATTATAGCTCTTTTTAGTAAACTGAAATACACATATAacaatgataaaataaataaataaatgtgaatacacatgttaatatttaaaaaaatacaaatacacataaatttacgatgaattaaaatattataatatgattttatagttcattttaataaatacaagtacacatataataatgataaaactaaaaaatgcaGATATAcagtttgatatttaaaaaaaaatacaaaaacacaTAAATTTATGATGAATTAGAATGTTTGAGTATGAGtttataattcattttaataaatacaaatacatatataataatgataaaaataaaaaatatgaat
Proteins encoded in this region:
- the LOC137833522 gene encoding ribonuclease 1-like translates to MGVQCKSRPNKFTIHGLWPQGLNGQLLTNCDASSSLSHDDIKTVEKQLYSNWPSLIGRDFDFWSSEWKKHGTCSEKEFSKLEYFETALHNHAQNDLMGILKRANIVPNKKQLYNISSVVAAVHQHTQHQPHLVCYFDALRNVSALYEIGICYEEDGKSYKNCLDPHGTCYGTELIYPK